The following proteins are encoded in a genomic region of Ornithinibacillus sp. 4-3:
- a CDS encoding MucBP domain-containing protein: MKKNVSEVVEAVVRIDHTTPTLTLLGENPMSVFYGEVFEEPGYQAEDNFTDDLEVIVTGEIDTNQIGEQKLTYPVQDQAGNKVTKTRTVYVIDKDQPIITLKGGNPLVLEVGTAYEEAGATAEDNVDGDISDQIKITDNIDTSKLGIYQVVYKVEDSSGNQATAIRTIEVVDTIAPEITLNGEEEIIIELGDEYQEAGAQALDNYDGDVSNRIEITGDVDTNRIGTYQITYSVADSSNNTVSITRTIHVTDATPPTDVIFKATSVTTDRVAFTFSAHDLGGIKNYILLRDGEEIALLDGGSTSYTDEELQAGTTYLYELTAVDFSDNASLKVAKEVTTKEKSVVAAPITVEYVDEGGNQLTKVETLTGKIGEVYQTEAKEIEGYELVEMPDNASGEFTEEAQTVTYVYALEEEESILGEPVIVEHVDEEGTELLPPEELIGNIGDSYQTHPSEIAGYELLQNPDNATGEFTDEAQTVIYVYTPIESDVEGTIIIDYVNEAGESIAGRETQTGIVGEVYQTEPKAIEGYQLIDTPDNATGEFTEEPQIVVYVYALMEEEPTLGAPVIVKYMDEAGEELIPSEELTGKLGESYQTEAIEIGGYEVLKTPDNATGEFTSEAQTVIYIYTSVESDVEGTVIIEYVDETGQSIANRETQTGVVGEAYETEPKIIEGYELVETQGNATGEFTEEPQTVTYVYALEEEEPILGAPVTVKYVDEAGEELIPSVVLKGNMGESYQTEAIELGGYDVVQTPDNASGTFTEEAQTVTYVYAPKKVEVPLEGTIMIEYVNEEGQSLVSRETRIGVVGEAYTTEAKAIKGYQLIEIPENATGTFTEEMQTVTYVYTLEKREEPKETEIPELIEIILDEPPVEVFPGITVTVKDTQTIIQLPNDLPAGTLLQVLTAEVKEQKDLKQAGEVYDFLFTFPEEQGDYSGTFILTMGVDEAGDQAALYHYQEAWQRIGGTLSGNTITATVSDFSMYGVFMEEVLETEPPVKEEPEEKEPKQEPKGQETEGKKPAKEPKEEKPAEEEATILPATATNQYNWLIAGIVLMITGSSIWLIRRKRKYKEDHQ, from the coding sequence TTGAAGAAAAATGTTAGTGAAGTAGTAGAAGCTGTAGTAAGAATCGACCACACTACTCCAACATTGACCTTACTTGGTGAAAATCCAATGTCTGTATTTTATGGAGAAGTTTTTGAAGAGCCTGGTTATCAAGCAGAAGATAACTTTACGGATGACTTGGAAGTAATCGTGACAGGAGAAATAGATACGAATCAAATAGGTGAACAAAAGTTAACCTACCCCGTCCAGGATCAAGCAGGAAACAAAGTAACCAAAACTAGAACGGTATATGTCATTGATAAAGATCAGCCTATCATAACTTTAAAAGGTGGAAATCCGCTTGTTCTAGAGGTAGGAACAGCTTATGAAGAGGCTGGAGCAACTGCTGAAGATAATGTAGATGGTGATATAAGTGACCAAATCAAAATTACTGATAATATCGATACATCGAAACTAGGAATCTATCAAGTAGTTTATAAAGTGGAAGACAGCTCCGGTAACCAAGCTACAGCGATTCGTACCATAGAGGTTGTAGATACTATCGCTCCAGAAATTACATTAAATGGAGAAGAAGAAATAATCATCGAGCTTGGTGATGAATACCAGGAAGCAGGTGCTCAAGCTTTAGATAATTATGATGGAGATGTGAGTAATCGTATTGAGATCACAGGAGATGTCGATACTAATCGGATAGGAACATATCAGATAACATACAGCGTGGCAGATAGTTCAAATAATACTGTTAGCATAACACGCACAATCCATGTAACAGATGCAACACCGCCAACCGATGTTATTTTCAAAGCAACAAGCGTAACAACAGATCGTGTAGCATTTACCTTCTCTGCACATGATTTGGGAGGAATTAAAAATTATATACTCTTAAGAGATGGAGAAGAAATTGCGCTTCTTGATGGGGGATCAACAAGCTATACAGATGAAGAATTGCAAGCAGGAACTACTTATCTTTATGAGCTTACAGCCGTTGATTTTTCTGATAATGCTTCTCTCAAAGTAGCTAAGGAGGTTACCACGAAAGAAAAATCAGTAGTAGCCGCGCCGATAACTGTAGAGTATGTAGATGAGGGAGGAAATCAGCTTACTAAAGTGGAAACGCTCACTGGGAAGATAGGAGAAGTCTACCAAACGGAAGCGAAAGAAATCGAAGGCTATGAGCTAGTAGAAATGCCAGACAATGCAAGTGGTGAATTTACAGAAGAAGCGCAGACAGTGACGTATGTGTATGCATTGGAGGAAGAAGAGTCAATTCTAGGTGAACCAGTGATAGTAGAACATGTCGATGAAGAGGGAACTGAGCTTCTTCCACCAGAAGAGCTTATTGGGAACATCGGAGATTCCTATCAAACCCATCCGTCTGAAATTGCAGGCTATGAATTATTACAGAATCCAGACAATGCAACTGGTGAATTTACCGATGAAGCACAAACTGTTATTTACGTCTATACACCAATAGAAAGTGATGTAGAAGGAACAATCATCATCGACTATGTCAATGAAGCTGGTGAATCTATTGCCGGTAGAGAGACGCAAACAGGCATAGTGGGAGAGGTTTATCAAACAGAGCCGAAAGCAATTGAGGGGTATCAGTTAATCGACACCCCGGACAATGCGACTGGCGAATTTACTGAAGAACCGCAAATCGTGGTCTACGTCTATGCGCTAATGGAAGAAGAGCCAACATTGGGAGCACCAGTAATCGTAAAATATATGGATGAAGCAGGGGAGGAACTGATTCCTTCCGAAGAATTAACTGGAAAGTTAGGCGAATCCTATCAAACAGAAGCAATCGAGATAGGTGGCTATGAAGTCTTGAAAACACCAGACAATGCAACTGGTGAATTTACAAGTGAAGCACAGACCGTGATTTACATTTATACTTCAGTAGAAAGTGACGTAGAAGGAACAGTCATCATTGAATATGTTGATGAAACGGGGCAGTCCATTGCAAATAGAGAAACACAAACAGGAGTAGTAGGAGAAGCCTATGAAACGGAACCAAAAATAATTGAGGGCTATGAATTAGTAGAAACGCAAGGTAATGCGACTGGCGAATTTACCGAAGAACCGCAAACAGTAACCTATGTTTATGCTTTAGAGGAAGAAGAGCCGATACTGGGAGCACCAGTGACCGTGAAATATGTGGATGAAGCAGGAGAGGAGCTCATTCCATCCGTAGTATTAAAAGGAAATATGGGTGAATCCTATCAAACAGAAGCAATCGAGCTAGGAGGCTATGATGTTGTGCAAACACCGGACAACGCTTCTGGTACATTTACAGAAGAAGCACAAACAGTAACGTATGTGTATGCTCCAAAGAAAGTAGAAGTGCCTTTGGAAGGAACCATTATGATAGAGTATGTGAATGAAGAGGGTCAATCACTTGTAAGCAGAGAAACGAGAATAGGCGTAGTAGGCGAAGCATATACAACAGAAGCGAAAGCAATTAAAGGCTATCAATTGATCGAAATCCCAGAAAATGCAACAGGTACATTTACCGAAGAAATGCAAACAGTAACGTATGTGTATACGTTAGAAAAACGAGAGGAACCAAAAGAAACTGAAATCCCAGAATTAATCGAAATTATTCTGGATGAACCACCAGTAGAGGTATTTCCGGGAATCACGGTCACGGTGAAAGATACCCAAACTATCATCCAATTACCGAATGATTTACCAGCAGGCACGTTATTACAAGTGCTCACTGCCGAAGTGAAAGAACAGAAAGACTTGAAGCAGGCTGGAGAAGTATACGACTTTCTCTTTACTTTCCCAGAAGAACAGGGGGATTACAGTGGAACATTTATCCTGACAATGGGTGTGGATGAAGCAGGTGACCAAGCAGCCCTATACCATTATCAAGAAGCATGGCAGCGGATTGGTGGAACCTTAAGTGGAAATACCATCACCGCAACGGTATCCGATTTCTCGATGTATGGTGTGTTTATGGAAGAAGTGCTAGAAACAGAACCGCCAGTGAAGGAAGAGCCAGAAGAGAAGGAACCAAAGCAAGAGCCGAAAGGGCAAGAAACAGAAGGAAAGAAACCAGCAAAAGAACCAAAAGAGGAAAAACCAGCAGAGGAAGAGGCCACTATTTTGCCAGCAACTGCAACCAATCAATATAACTGGCTGATTGCTGGGATCGTATTGATGATAACAGGAAGCAGCATATGGTTGATTCGTCGAAAAAGGAAGTATAAGGAAGATCATCAATAG